One genomic segment of Desulfocapsa sulfexigens DSM 10523 includes these proteins:
- a CDS encoding GNAT family N-acetyltransferase codes for MTMQIRIARPTDLEQIVSIYNQAVAEGNCTADTEALTVADRREWFAEHSPEKYPIYVIAEEATAPIIGWCSLSAHRKGRMALANVAEISYYVNKNHREKGVGRQLMRHALEKAPTLGLHNLFAILLDTNKISVDFLEKNGFSRWGHLPDIAEFPNRVCGQYIYGRKV; via the coding sequence ATGACCATGCAAATACGTATTGCCAGACCGACTGACCTTGAACAGATTGTAAGCATCTACAATCAAGCGGTTGCCGAGGGGAACTGTACCGCTGACACCGAAGCACTCACCGTTGCTGATCGTCGGGAATGGTTTGCAGAGCACAGCCCTGAAAAATATCCTATTTATGTTATTGCAGAAGAGGCAACTGCCCCCATCATCGGCTGGTGCAGTCTCAGCGCCCACCGCAAGGGAAGGATGGCATTAGCGAATGTGGCTGAAATAAGCTACTACGTGAACAAAAACCATAGAGAAAAAGGAGTTGGCAGACAACTTATGCGCCACGCATTAGAAAAGGCACCAACACTTGGCCTTCACAACCTCTTTGCCATTCTCCTTGACACAAATAAGATCAGTGTTGATTTTCTTGAAAAAAACGGATTTTCACGGTGGGGCCACCTTCCTGATATCGCAGAATTTCCGAACAGAGTTTGCGGCCAGTATATTTATGGCCGGAAGGTGTGA
- a CDS encoding PhnD/SsuA/transferrin family substrate-binding protein: MALRGKEKSRRQWDATAAYLTKKIPGKTFSIIPLDFDEMSQYVGAEKVDFTITNSSMYVNLEYHYGEARMVTMKTKSSEMGMTQFGGVIFCLSDRKDIQSVKDLSGKRFIAVDEKSFGGWHMAWRYLLDHKVDPKKDFQELLFGGTHDAVVMAVLKKTVDAGTVRTGILEKMAQEGKIKLDQFRVLDAQALANPDFRYLHTTTLYPEWPFAKVAHTDDELARDVVVALLQMQPGDEAAKNAGMVGWTIPLDYNTVHDCLKAIKFAPYDMVEEITLQQLVDQYKPWLIGLVILLVIGVTVIIYIGRLNGRLRLTMTVLDHELAQRKRIQSSLNEFKMTLDQILDCVFMFQPETLRFIYVNQGAIHQVGYSSEELFKMTPVDITPSFTEESFRALIAPLLDGKKESLTLSTEHLTKTGKCIPVEVFLQYVKPAEGVGRCVAIVRDITKRLKEAQEKEVLQSQLLHAQKLESVGQLAAGIAHEINTPTQFISSNISFMDESFQDISMLLEGYHRLLIATKNDKVTPHLLEEIETLLKDADWEFLSEELPQAIEQSKDGAQRIASIVKAMKEFSHPGSKEKTMLSLPDLINTTLTVCRNEWKYVATVEMDFADNLPQVPCLSDEMGQVFLNLLVNSSHAIARQLGDNPDKAMGQITISLRQIADKMEIRVRDTGCGIPPEIQAKVFDPFFTTKEVGKGTGQGLAIARDVIVNKHGGTLEVESEPGQGSTFTITLPLSKE; the protein is encoded by the coding sequence TTGGCACTTCGTGGTAAAGAAAAGTCCCGACGACAATGGGATGCCACGGCTGCATATCTTACAAAGAAAATTCCTGGAAAGACTTTTTCTATTATTCCTTTAGATTTTGACGAGATGTCTCAATATGTGGGAGCAGAGAAGGTTGATTTTACAATCACCAACTCATCCATGTACGTTAATCTGGAGTATCACTATGGTGAGGCTCGGATGGTTACCATGAAGACAAAAAGCTCTGAAATGGGGATGACTCAATTTGGTGGAGTAATTTTCTGCCTAAGTGACCGTAAAGATATTCAGTCGGTGAAAGATCTCTCGGGAAAACGATTTATTGCGGTTGATGAAAAGTCATTTGGTGGTTGGCATATGGCGTGGCGTTATCTGCTTGATCACAAGGTCGATCCCAAAAAAGATTTCCAGGAGCTTCTTTTTGGTGGTACTCATGATGCCGTGGTAATGGCGGTATTGAAGAAGACAGTCGATGCAGGAACTGTTCGAACCGGCATTCTTGAGAAGATGGCTCAGGAAGGAAAAATAAAATTAGATCAATTTCGGGTTCTGGATGCGCAGGCTCTTGCAAATCCAGATTTCAGATATCTCCACACCACAACTCTTTATCCTGAATGGCCTTTCGCCAAGGTTGCTCATACTGATGATGAATTGGCTCGGGATGTCGTAGTCGCTCTGCTTCAGATGCAACCCGGAGATGAGGCGGCAAAAAACGCCGGTATGGTAGGATGGACCATCCCTCTTGATTATAATACAGTGCACGACTGTCTGAAGGCTATCAAATTTGCTCCCTACGATATGGTCGAAGAGATTACACTCCAACAGTTAGTCGACCAGTACAAACCCTGGCTGATTGGACTTGTTATATTGCTTGTCATTGGGGTCACTGTAATCATCTATATCGGACGTCTCAATGGTCGTTTGCGACTCACCATGACCGTTCTTGACCATGAGTTGGCCCAACGAAAGCGTATCCAAAGCTCTCTCAATGAGTTTAAGATGACTTTGGATCAAATTCTCGATTGCGTCTTTATGTTTCAACCTGAAACGCTTCGTTTTATCTATGTCAATCAAGGTGCGATACACCAGGTTGGTTATAGTTCTGAAGAATTGTTTAAGATGACTCCAGTGGACATAACGCCGAGCTTCACCGAGGAATCATTTAGGGCATTGATTGCCCCTCTACTCGATGGTAAGAAGGAATCTTTGACTCTTAGCACGGAGCATCTCACCAAAACTGGCAAGTGTATTCCTGTTGAAGTTTTTTTACAGTACGTAAAACCCGCCGAAGGAGTAGGACGGTGCGTTGCCATTGTTCGTGATATTACCAAGAGATTAAAGGAGGCCCAGGAGAAGGAAGTATTGCAGTCTCAATTGCTCCATGCCCAAAAGTTGGAATCAGTAGGACAATTGGCTGCCGGTATTGCCCATGAGATTAATACCCCGACTCAATTTATCTCCAGCAATATAAGTTTTATGGATGAGAGCTTTCAGGATATCAGCATGTTACTTGAGGGGTATCATCGATTGCTGATAGCGACAAAGAACGATAAGGTCACGCCTCACTTGCTTGAAGAAATAGAAACGCTTTTGAAAGATGCAGACTGGGAATTTCTCTCTGAAGAGCTTCCTCAGGCCATTGAGCAATCCAAGGACGGAGCACAACGAATTGCGTCCATAGTTAAGGCAATGAAAGAATTTTCCCATCCTGGCAGCAAGGAAAAGACGATGCTTTCACTCCCGGATCTCATTAACACCACGTTGACTGTCTGCCGGAATGAATGGAAATATGTGGCGACTGTGGAAATGGACTTCGCTGATAATTTACCCCAGGTTCCATGCCTTTCCGATGAAATGGGGCAGGTCTTTCTCAATCTGTTGGTGAATTCTTCCCATGCCATTGCACGCCAACTGGGTGATAACCCCGATAAAGCAATGGGACAAATTACCATCTCGCTTCGGCAGATAGCTGATAAGATGGAGATTCGTGTGCGCGATACTGGTTGCGGTATCCCACCAGAGATTCAGGCCAAGGTCTTTGATCCATTTTTCACTACCAAAGAAGTTGGAAAGGGGACCGGTCAGGGGCTGGCTATTGCCCGGGATGTGATTGTCAATAAACATGGGGGCACATTGGAGGTTGAATCTGAGCCAGGGCAGGGATCTACCTTTACTATTACCCTGCCCTTAAGCAAAGAATAG
- a CDS encoding TolC family protein has protein sequence MSREEPFINIRLKKILSCLIACLFLHVMGISAFALDLVTALRIAQENDARFKVEQMDAEAKNADGWAQVAALGPRLAVSGKIMRSNLEYSPEDIAELEDRHLNFYDDEVAVILEQPLIDLEKIYRARRGSCEMDIAAMELRKAREQLVVRVVERYFAQVSAQDELKFANAKLQILESQLETARTGHALGLEDQSALYDILARYETTKAISAVQEAKLVDAREALSETLGEPVLEELKGLDEEDSFFELLGNDFEYWLQTAKENNVDCSISRLQSEAARLDEKISMGRFLPALNFFVEYERTSPSDDLNGYGWERDRTDCGIKLQMELLSGGRDLADFIAREKRYRAAKQRIVATQRSIVRQTTATWNSLQRILVSIEAYKNAVEANRKSLQIKEENFKEGLQPMLDVLNVQRDFFIVSNRYQNARYSYITTLIHFKQLVGTLSDTDMALQIDAKL, from the coding sequence AATATCCGATTGAAAAAGATCCTGTCTTGCCTTATTGCCTGTTTGTTCCTGCATGTCATGGGGATATCGGCTTTTGCTCTTGATCTCGTGACCGCATTGAGAATTGCACAGGAGAACGATGCTCGTTTTAAGGTAGAGCAAATGGACGCCGAGGCAAAGAACGCCGATGGTTGGGCGCAGGTTGCAGCCCTTGGGCCAAGGCTTGCGGTCTCCGGCAAGATTATGCGCAGTAATCTGGAGTACTCTCCTGAAGATATAGCCGAGCTTGAAGATCGTCATCTCAATTTTTATGACGATGAGGTTGCTGTTATTCTGGAGCAACCCCTAATTGACCTGGAAAAAATATACAGGGCGAGGCGGGGGAGTTGTGAAATGGACATCGCTGCCATGGAACTTAGAAAGGCACGTGAGCAGCTCGTTGTACGGGTTGTTGAACGGTATTTTGCACAAGTTTCCGCTCAGGATGAGCTGAAATTTGCCAATGCTAAACTTCAGATTCTGGAGAGCCAGTTAGAGACAGCAAGAACCGGTCATGCACTAGGATTAGAGGATCAATCGGCTTTGTATGATATTCTGGCCCGCTATGAAACCACAAAGGCTATCTCTGCTGTTCAGGAGGCTAAGCTGGTGGATGCCAGAGAGGCTCTTTCGGAAACTCTTGGCGAACCTGTATTGGAGGAACTGAAAGGGCTTGATGAAGAGGACAGTTTTTTTGAGTTACTTGGAAATGATTTTGAGTACTGGCTGCAAACTGCCAAAGAAAATAATGTTGATTGCAGTATCAGCAGGTTGCAATCAGAAGCTGCACGGCTGGATGAAAAAATCAGCATGGGACGGTTTCTGCCTGCTCTCAACTTCTTTGTTGAGTATGAACGAACCAGCCCTAGTGATGATTTGAACGGCTATGGCTGGGAGCGCGATCGTACGGATTGTGGAATAAAACTGCAAATGGAACTCCTTAGTGGTGGACGTGATCTGGCAGATTTCATTGCCAGGGAGAAACGTTACAGGGCGGCAAAACAGCGTATCGTTGCAACTCAACGCTCCATTGTTCGTCAAACAACAGCGACCTGGAACAGTCTGCAGAGAATTCTTGTATCCATTGAAGCCTATAAAAATGCAGTGGAAGCCAATAGGAAATCTTTGCAAATAAAAGAGGAAAATTTCAAAGAGGGCTTACAGCCCATGCTTGATGTCCTCAATGTGCAAAGGGATTTTTTTATTGTAAGTAATAGGTATCAGAATGCAAGATATAGCTACATAACAACTCTGATTCATTTTAAACAATTAGTTGGTACCTTGAGTGATACCGATATGGCATTGCAGATTGATGCTAAATTGTAG